A window of Mucilaginibacter robiniae genomic DNA:
AGGTACACCCTAATGACGAGTTGGCTAAAAAACGTCATAACTCGATGGGTAAAACAGAGATGTGGTACGTGATTGAAGCCGATCCGGGCTCTTCATTAATTGCAGGTTTCAACCAGGAAGTAAGCGAGCAGATTTATGTAGATAAACTGAACAGCGGACATCTAACCGATATTTTAAACCGTGAACAGGTAAAAGCTGGGGATGTATTCTTTTTACCAGCAGGCCGCGTACATACTATTGGTAAAGGATTACTAATTGCAGAGATACAGCAAACTTCAGATATAACTTACCGGATTTATGATTTTGACCGTGTAGATGATAAAGGCCAAAAGCGTGAACTGCATACCGAAGAAGCTTTAGCAGCCATCGACTACAAAAAGTACCCGAACTATCGTACCGATTACCAGCCACAAAAAAATCAGGATGTGCCACTGGTACAATGCCCATACTTTACTACTAACGTACTGGACTTTACCGAAAACACTACTAAAAACTATTCAACACTGGATTCATTTGTAATTTACGTTTGCCTGGAAGGTGAATTCACTATTAATTATAATGACACCAGCTGTAATGTAAAAATGGGAGACTGC
This region includes:
- a CDS encoding type I phosphomannose isomerase catalytic subunit; its protein translation is MSTLYPFKFKTIYKDKIWGGQKIKTYLHKDFGDLPNCGETWEISGVKSDVSVVADGPLAGQSLADLVEQYKGELVGEANYERFGNTFPLLVKFIDAAEDLSIQVHPNDELAKKRHNSMGKTEMWYVIEADPGSSLIAGFNQEVSEQIYVDKLNSGHLTDILNREQVKAGDVFFLPAGRVHTIGKGLLIAEIQQTSDITYRIYDFDRVDDKGQKRELHTEEALAAIDYKKYPNYRTDYQPQKNQDVPLVQCPYFTTNVLDFTENTTKNYSTLDSFVIYVCLEGEFTINYNDTSCNVKMGDCVLLPNTINQVELTTQQGFKMLESYIA